Genomic segment of Candidatus Rokuibacteriota bacterium:
AGGGCTCACGTGTGCCCTTCCCTTGGTTTCCTGCTTGATGTTGGCAATGTCGAGGGCGCACAGGCCGAAGCGCTTGTGCCGCGGCTGTTTGAGAGCCGCACGGGCCTTGCGTAGATCCAAGTCTGCGGACAATCCTCCCTTATCTATCTCACGCGGCCGGAATGCCAGAAAGGTCGGGACACCCAGGTCGCAATCGAAATGATTCGGATGGATGCGCCGGTAAACGGTGCCTTCAGGAATTTCTCGTCCGCGCGCGGAGAAGGACAGTGCCAAAGCGTGCGGAGGACAGAGACTAGAGAGACACGAAGGGCTTCAGAACCTGTAGGGCGAAGGTCTCGTAGTTCTTTAGCTCACCCTTAGTCACGATCTCGCGTTTTGAGTCGATCACAATGTATCGGCTCGTAGAAGCAGAGAAGAGCGCATCAACTTCCCCGTGGCCCTTCTTTCGCCAGACGAGAGCGACACCAGGATCCGGAATCGGATCGATAGCTGGATTCACGTATGCCGAACCGAGAGCATGGGACACGCTCAACAGGCAGTCTTTTGCATGTTTCAGGGCCAGCTCACCTGGCCGGTCAGCTGCATACGAATCCCACCCGGCTCGAAGCTCCCTCAGCCGGTCGATTGCTTTGAAACCGTCCGATACAGGTGTCACGCTCATCGGTGTCGCCTCAAACTCTCATTAGCCAGTATAGGTTACAGAGCAAGAGAAGCCAAGCTCCCCGGGTCCTCCGGGTCGGTCGCGCCAATCATACACTCCTTTGGCGTAAAATTAGGACGTGTGCAGCCCGGGCTGCTTCGACTACTGGTCACGGCTTCTCGCCCTGGCCGACGCGCGGCCTGACGACGCCCGGCTGAGTCGGCGCGGCTTCCTCGTCGCCGCGGCCTGCGCCACCGCGCCGGCGCCGTCCTGCCCGACGCGTGACCTCCTCGACACCACGCTCTCCTTCGACCTCCACTCGCACCCGGGCCTGTTCAAGAGCATGTCGAACGATACGCTGGCCGGCCATCGCCAGAGCGCGGAATCCGGCCGCGTGAAGCTGATCGCCCTTACCGCCACGTCCGACGCGCCCGTGATCGCCCGCGACCGGGCCGGCGCCCTGCACCCCGTCCGCGAGCCGAAGCCGGGGGAACTCTACGCCTCGATGTACCGGCAGATCGATGCGCTCGTGCGGTGGAGCAGCGCGGCGGGCATGCCGATCGTGTCAAGCGTCACCGATGCCGGGGCGCCGGGGCCGCCCGTGCGCGGCATCCTCGCCGTCGAGGGCTGCGACTTCCTCGAAGGACGCATCGACCGCGTGCGGGAGGCCTTCGATCGCGGCATCCGCTCGCTCCAGCTCGTGCACTACCGGGTCAACGAGCTGGGCGACATCCAGACGGAGCCGGCCGTCCACGGCGGCCTGACCGCCTTCGGCAAGGAGGCGGTGCGCGAGATGAACCGCCTGGGCATCGTGATCGACGTCGCCCACGCCCGATTCGAGGTCGTGCGCGGCGTGGTGGAGACGACCACGCAGCCGATCATCCTCTCGCACTCCAACACCGTGGACTCGAGCGGCTGGGCGCGCTTCATCAGCCCCGAGCACGCGCGCCTGGTCGCGGGGACGAGCGGCGTCATCGGCGCCATGCCGATCATCTTCGGCCGCCGGAGCGACGACATCACCGGCTACGTCTACCACATCTCGCGGCTGGTGGACGCGGCCGGGATCGACCACGTCGGCGTCGGCACGGACATGGACGGGATCGGACCCAGCGCGATCTTCGCCAGCTACGCGCGCTGGCCGTCGCTCGCCGCGGCCCTGGTCGACCACGGCTATCGCCCCGAGGAGGCGGCGAAGATCCTCGGGGGCAACGCCCAGCGCGTGTTCCGACGAGTCGGCGCGAGCGCGCCACCCCGTACCGGCGGCTGAGTGATGAGCGCCTCGCGCAAGATCAAGATCAACCGGGCGCCGGTCCTGACACTCTGGGCCGCAGTCGTCGCCGAGCGCCTGGGCTTCAACCGCGACGAGGCGCTCACCTTGGGCCACGCCGTCGCCGGCCTCAACGCGTATTCGAAAGGCGTGTCGCTCGGCTTGTTCCATCCCGCCCCGGAGACCGTGCGCGAGCACCGGAAGAAGCTTCAGAAGGGCAAGGCGCTCACGGTTGCGCTTCTGGGCCGCGCCGTTCCCGTCGTGCACACGCCGGACGGCCTCCGCGCGCTGACGAAGGACAAGCCGGCCGATCCCGCCAGCGTCACGCGCTACCTCGAGGGCAAGTTTGGCGAGGCTCTCGCGGACGTGCGCGCGGCGATGACGCGCCTCGCAAGCTCGCTTCCAGCCAAGGACCTCGCGGCCCGCGCGTACGCGCTCTACGAGAAGTTCCGGCCCGAGATCCCGGCTGGAGCCAGAGGGTGGGGCGCCAAGGGCGACCTCGACCTGGCACGCCTCAAGGAGTTAGAGCGAGGATAGAAGTCACACCTCATCTGTCTGAGACGTTGGGGAGCAGACCAGGGCCGACCCACAGCGGTCACGTGAGGCGACTTGCATGCCCTGATCGGCAAAGAACGTTAGGTTATGAGCCTGATCCAGGCCCCGACACCAGTCAACTCAGAGCAAGACCAACCGAAACGGCGGGGGCCTACGCGTCGCGAGCGCGAGACGAGTCAACGCCGGGTCGATCCTGCTCGTACACACGACGTGCACAGGGCCGGATCGCTCCCCGCGGATCACTCATTTCCGCCCGCCGGGTGAGCTATACTTTCCGGCGCTATGGCGCGCGCATCTCGTCGTCTGTCGAAAACCTTTGGCGACAAATCCCTTGGGGATGTTTCCGATGCCGACATCCGTGCGCTGGTGTCCAACAACGTTGCCGAGCGCCAGTACCTAGATTTCAAGGCCGAGTTTGACCACAAGTTGCCTGATGCCAAACCGAAGCTACTTCGCCACGCGGCATCTTTTGCTAACGGAGGAGACGGCTATCTGATCCTCGGCATTCGTGATGATGGCCACGGACGCGCTCAGAGGTTCGAAGCCTTACAGGGGGACGTCGAATCCATCGTCAAGAGGATCCGTTCTCTGTGTCTCAAGTATCTCGATCCTCGTATCAGCGGCCTTGAAGTCGACCGCCGCGTGGTCGACGGTCATGCGGTGGTCCTCGTCCGGATTCCGCGAAGTGCGCGAGTTCCGCACATGATGACGTTCAATGACGCGACCGAGTTCTGGTCTAGGTACGAAGATGGCAAGGCCCAGATGACCCGCGAGGAGATCAGAGAAGCATTTCAAACTAACCCACCGACAGTCCGTCGACGTTCCCGCCCACAGAGGCGACGAATCACATTGGTGCGGAACGGTGGCTTCGAGCAGAATCTTGAGGGATGGGGCACGGGCTTACTGGAAGATATGCCGAGAATTCGACCCTTCGCCAGTGCCCATCGCTTCGTGCCCTTCGGCGGGGCAGTGGCGCGTTGGTTCGCGGATGCGCGCGAGTCCCACAGTGGTCGCCGTTCGCTCCGCGTAGAACACGAAAGCACCTGCGCTCCACACGTGTTCTCGACCCTGAGCCAGAGGGTCCCTATCGAAAGAGGTGCTGTCTACGAAGCGCAATTCTGGGCCGGGGTCGAGGAAAAGGGGGCCGGCGCGTTCTCGCTGCGAGCAGTCACAAGTCCGCGCGAGTGGGACAGGTTCAAAGTGAAGATTCATGGCGGTCCTTCGTGGTGGCGAGCGTATCGGCTTAGGTTCAGCTCGGAGGACGAGGGATACGTCGACATCCGATTCGCTGCCGAGTGGCCGGTGAAAGCCTGGATAGACGACGTGGCCGTCCGCAAGCTGAAAGCACGTCGATAACGCAGAGCGGCCTCTATTGTTGGCTGCGAGCTCGATGATCTGGAGGCATCATGGCCATAGAGGTGAAGCACGGACCCGATCCGAGGTTCAACCACGAGATCAGGGGTGAGTTCTCCCTGACGCTAGTCGGGTACCGCACGACGACGCCGGGCGTCGCCGCCGGCGGCATCAAGGACCGCAAATACGACTCCGACCAAGACGCCAAGCGCCGCGATGAACTGCTTGCGATGCGCACGATCTTCCTCGACTGATGGCTCAACGAGTGGCGAGCGGGAGGCGGGAACGTCGTGGAGGGCATAGGGCACATCGTGGGCGCGATCTGCGGCACGCCGCTGCGCTGACCGGACCGCAGATACAGCAACGGTCGCGATCGTCGTGTCGGAATTCGCAGGCTCGGTCAAGCGCCTCGGCGCGGTCGGTCGTCAACCCAATGCTCCCTAGGGTCGCTTGGGATGATCAGGCTCCAGCAGGGAATGTAACGCCACTTGTGCCTATCGGGTTGACTCCGAACGATCCCCTGGGTGGGCTCGGCGGCAAGGCACGGGCCCCTCTGCCTACGACCAGTTGTGTGCTTCGGAGTCAACCCGATAGGCAGAACGCCACTTATGTATCCCGAGCAGCCGCTCGATTTCGGTTGTTGCACGGGCTGGATTTTAGCCGGTGCTGCACGGCGTGGGGCCAGGGCAAGTGGACAGCCTCATTCGAGACGGAAGCGTGTCTGGACTCAAGATCGGAGTGGACTGTGGGGATGTGCCCCGAGCGCTGCGCCACGATCGAGAACGAGCTTGATGTCTCCTACGCCCTCGCGCGAGTGCACCATCCGCCTCGCTCGCCCTTCACCGCGCACTCTGCCCGCATGAAGCCCGGGTAGGCCCGGCCCGAAACCGGCGCAAGGGCGCGAGCCCGCGGCACCGGCGGCGCTTGCGTCGTCCGCCGCCCGTATGTTGCTGACGCTCCTTACGCTCGAAACCGCACGCGCGGGTCCTGAGCCGGCCCGCCATCACTGGCCGTCGAGCACCTCGCGTACCTCGCGGATGAGGGAGTCCGGAGTGAAGGGTTTGGGCAGAAGCCTCGCGCCGGACTCGAACGCGCCGTGGCGCAGGACGGTGTCATCGGCGTAGCCGGACATGTACAGGACCCTCATGGCCGCCCGAATCGGGCGCAGGCGCGCAACCAGCTCGACGCCGCTCACGCGCGGCATCACCACATCCGTGAGCAAAAGGTGGACGGGGCCCGAGTGGTCGCGGCAGATCCGCTCGGCCTCGTCCGCGCTCGCCGCCACCAGTACAGTAAAGCCGGCCAGAGCCAGTATCTCCCGTACGACCCCGCGCACGTCCTCCTCGTCCTCGACCAGGAGGACCGTCTCGATCCCGCGGGCCGTCGGCTCCACCAGCCCCGGCTCGGCCGCTGTGACCTCGGCCGCGGCCCGAGGCAGGTAGATCCTGATCGTCGTTCCCTGCTCGGGCTCGCTCTCGACGGTCATGTGGCCGCCGCTCTGCTGGACAAAGCCGTACACGCTGGACAGCCCGAGGCCGCTTCCCTTCCCCATCTCTTTGGTCGTGAAGAAGGGCTCGAACATGCGTGCCCGTGTCGCCGTGTCCATGCCGACGCCGGTGTCGCTCACCCGGAGCAGCACATAGTCACCCGGCGACGCGTCGACGGGGGCGCCGGCCATCTCGGCACCCAAAGCGACATTGGCCGTCTCCACGATGAGGCGGCCCCCCGTGGGCATGGCATCCCGCGCATTCAGGGCCAGATTCATGATGAGCTGCTCCAGCTGGGCGGGATCGGCCTTCACCGCCCAGAGGGCCGGTGCCAGCGTCGTGACGAGCTCGATGTGCTCGCCAATCGGCCGCAGCAGGCTGGCCTCCATCGTCTCGACCATGCTGTTGAGGTCCATCACCTCGGGCCGGAGAACCTGCTTACGGCTGAAGATCAGAAGCTGCTGGGTGAGCCGGGCTGCCCGCTCCGCCGTCATCGCGATCAGCTCGATGTCGCGGCGCACGGGGTCGTCCGGGGCCAAGCGGCTCAGGGCCAAGTGGCTGCGCCCCGTGATGACCGTCAGCAGATTGTTGAAGTCGTGGGCCACACCCCCCGCCAGGCGGCCCACCGACTCCATGCGCTGGGCCTGCAGCCGCTGCTCCTCCAGGGCCCGCTGCCGGGTCACGTCGCGGGAGTTGACGACCAGCGTGACGGCACCCGCGGTATCCGTGGACATGCGGCTATAGGCCTCGAGGAAGTGCCAGGAGCCGTCACCCGCTCGGACACGGAAGGCCACCGGGGGGTTC
This window contains:
- a CDS encoding membrane dipeptidase, coding for MCSPGCFDYWSRLLALADARPDDARLSRRGFLVAAACATAPAPSCPTRDLLDTTLSFDLHSHPGLFKSMSNDTLAGHRQSAESGRVKLIALTATSDAPVIARDRAGALHPVREPKPGELYASMYRQIDALVRWSSAAGMPIVSSVTDAGAPGPPVRGILAVEGCDFLEGRIDRVREAFDRGIRSLQLVHYRVNELGDIQTEPAVHGGLTAFGKEAVREMNRLGIVIDVAHARFEVVRGVVETTTQPIILSHSNTVDSSGWARFISPEHARLVAGTSGVIGAMPIIFGRRSDDITGYVYHISRLVDAAGIDHVGVGTDMDGIGPSAIFASYARWPSLAAALVDHGYRPEEAAKILGGNAQRVFRRVGASAPPRTGG
- a CDS encoding PAS domain S-box protein — translated: MRRRPGSQAGKPRPEASEQGLRESENRLRALIENASDLITVLTTDGIIRYESPSVHRLLGWRPEELIGQRVFDYVHPDDVEQVAAGIARRLEDPARANPPVAFRVRAGDGSWHFLEAYSRMSTDTAGAVTLVVNSRDVTRQRALEEQRLQAQRMESVGRLAGGVAHDFNNLLTVITGRSHLALSRLAPDDPVRRDIELIAMTAERAARLTQQLLIFSRKQVLRPEVMDLNSMVETMEASLLRPIGEHIELVTTLAPALWAVKADPAQLEQLIMNLALNARDAMPTGGRLIVETANVALGAEMAGAPVDASPGDYVLLRVSDTGVGMDTATRARMFEPFFTTKEMGKGSGLGLSSVYGFVQQSGGHMTVESEPEQGTTIRIYLPRAAAEVTAAEPGLVEPTARGIETVLLVEDEEDVRGVVREILALAGFTVLVAASADEAERICRDHSGPVHLLLTDVVMPRVSGVELVARLRPIRAAMRVLYMSGYADDTVLRHGAFESGARLLPKPFTPDSLIREVREVLDGQ
- a CDS encoding ATP-binding protein, whose protein sequence is MARASRRLSKTFGDKSLGDVSDADIRALVSNNVAERQYLDFKAEFDHKLPDAKPKLLRHAASFANGGDGYLILGIRDDGHGRAQRFEALQGDVESIVKRIRSLCLKYLDPRISGLEVDRRVVDGHAVVLVRIPRSARVPHMMTFNDATEFWSRYEDGKAQMTREEIREAFQTNPPTVRRRSRPQRRRITLVRNGGFEQNLEGWGTGLLEDMPRIRPFASAHRFVPFGGAVARWFADARESHSGRRSLRVEHESTCAPHVFSTLSQRVPIERGAVYEAQFWAGVEEKGAGAFSLRAVTSPREWDRFKVKIHGGPSWWRAYRLRFSSEDEGYVDIRFAAEWPVKAWIDDVAVRKLKARR